A part of Vulpes vulpes isolate BD-2025 chromosome 15, VulVul3, whole genome shotgun sequence genomic DNA contains:
- the LOC112913542 gene encoding uncharacterized protein, giving the protein MAERLRVRKRTGLAERAVEPEQPIHARTDDRRAPPPPPGPSPHRRLHPRPRLGSRLLALTGREPHDPISIGCRSVLCAKGEAGNGGPPGLGFRELGE; this is encoded by the coding sequence ATGGCCGAGCGGCTGCGCGTGCGCAAGAGGACGGGGCTGGCCGAGCGCGCCGTTGAACCGGAGCAGCCAATCCACGCGAGGACGGACGACAGaagagccccgcccccgcctcctgGGCCGTCGCCTCACAGGCGGCTGCACCCGCGGCCCCGCCTCGGCAGCCGTCTCTTAGCGCTGACTGGCCGGGAGCCACACGACCCTATTTCAATTGGCTGCCGTTCGGTCCTCTGCGCGAAGGGGGAGGCTGGTAATGGAGGGCCTCCTGGCCTGGGCTTCCGAGAGCTCGGGGAGTAG